The sequence below is a genomic window from Carassius auratus strain Wakin unplaced genomic scaffold, ASM336829v1 scaf_tig00018136, whole genome shotgun sequence.
CTAGTTTTAAATTATAGATTATAATAGCTTTTAAGCGTCTTGTTTGGTCTCTAATTTGTCTAATTTTTAAGGTTTCCTCAATGAAGAAttgataaaatgtgttaaatctgaaattataaataaataaaatccacttCAACACATATAAATCAACTTGAAAATGGATTAAGGCCATGATCAGATCTTTCATCcgggaaatgtaaaataaaccgtttttgtaattttatatgcaCATAGTTTAGggatgacaaataataacatgaacatatttaatatagTCTCTACTGATGTAAATGTTATCATCtgtaatttaagatttttatataaaatcaaatggaataataactataacaaatGTGTAAAACTGCAGTTGTTTTATCTTGTAACAGACTTCATTTCCAGCCACTACCAGCTGGTGATCTGCTGGGTGAGGTGGATTTGGTTCTGTGTATGAGGCGAGACGTTTGGAGGATGACCTTAAAGTAAGTGAAAACTTGATGAAAACGTATCTAGCGAAGTGATTTTGCCCCGTCTCATCTTTATACTCCTGTGATGTCATGCTATTGTTTGCAAGGCCTCTCAGTGTATCTTTTTGTCCTGGTTGAActtaaattcaattcaactttacaaaACTTGTCTGTATATATTTAATGGTGGCCTCTTCACAAgttaattgttgtttgttttcttgatcaGGTGGCGGTCAAATATGTTAATAAGACCGAAACCTACAGGCCAAGTTTATACATTGTAAGTAAGATGCACTCTCTCTGTTCTCCTCTCACTAACTAGTAGGAAAACTGGACTAAGTGCTTATTTGGAAAACAACTTCTATCTTACCAACGTCTTTCTTTTAGCCTGGATATCAGCAACATGTTCCACTGGAGATCGCCCTCACAATCCTGGCTAATAAAGGCCCCAGAGTGCCAGAGATCATCCAGCTGCTGGACTGGAAGGACTACAGTGACCATTTCGTCATGATCCTTGAATGTCCCTCTCCTTGCGAGACTTTGGAAGACTTTGTGGGGCGTCAGGGTGGACGTCTCAACGAGAGCTTAGCACGGCGAGTCATGATGCAGGTGACTAAAGCTGCGAACGTGTGCTGCCAGCGCCAAGTGTTCCACCGTGACATCAAACTGAGCAACCTTCTCATCAACAACCAGACACTTGAAGTCAAACTAATTGACTTTGGGTGTGGGGACATTCTGAGGACAACTGTCTACATGTCATACTCTGGTATGTACTGTATCTAAAAGCTACAACTCTAGTGACGATTATATTATGAGTTGACCAGGCGTGAGTCACCAAAACAACAAGAAGCACccgatatatatacagtagaattacGACACTGTTACAGTCATGGATCTCGTCACTGTTGTGAACCGAACTTGCGCATCTAACAAAATCTTTTTCTTCCAGGCACAGCAACATACGTCCCTCCTGAGTTTCACATAAAGGGAAAGTACCACGGCAAGCCTGCGACGGTTTGGTCACTGGGGGttctgttatttaaaatagtggCCGGATATTATCCAAGTTTCTTAGATCTGCACATGCTCAAACTGCATCTCTGGTCCAGAACTGGTCTGTCAAACGGTAagagttcagttatcattttaaacatacaaaacaaggACAAGTGGCTTTCTGAAAGATGGCGTTAGAAATTGCATGAAGTTTTCTTGATTTCTGATGCCTGAACTCAGATCGTACAGCTAATATGATCATTAAATTAAAGCATGTGTTAAGTTTAAAGTAATATTCAGATGTCCCTCTCATCTTTCTGCACAGAATGCTGCAGATTGCTCCGCGCTCTCCTGCAAATAAAGCCAAAGAACCGAATTCAGCTGGAGGAAATCCTTTCCCACAAGTGGTTTACGGTACTAAACCTAagatcactttaaaataatttgacatgtttaacatttttcttttcaattttcaattttcaaatcaAGTTTTCTCGCTTTGCTTTTATTGTTAGATTTAAGAAGTTGTATGTTTTACCTTATAAAATGTCATTCGTAGTGTATTAACACttgtaataatactgtatttgtttctgttttgtttcagg
It includes:
- the LOC113075963 gene encoding serine/threonine-protein kinase pim-3-like, whose translation is MRRLHMSLDLYNVLPEEKDLNILANRGGFGSVYEARRLEDDLKVAVKYVNKTETYRPSLYIPGYQQHVPLEIALTILANKGPRVPEIIQLLDWKDYSDHFVMILECPSPCETLEDFVGRQGGRLNESLARRVMMQVTKAANVCCQRQVFHRDIKLSNLLINNQTLEVKLIDFGCGDILRTTVYMSYSGTATYVPPEFHIKGKYHGKPATVWSLGVLLFKIVAGYYPSFLDLHMLKLHLWSRTGLSNECCRLLRALLQIKPKNRIQLEEILSHKWFTATT